A genomic stretch from Chitinophaga agri includes:
- a CDS encoding oxidoreductase produces the protein MASQKTLMITGASKGFGLEITKAALAAGDKVIATVRSGAAELVTALGHPDTLAVVTMDVTNEAQVKAAVAEALGKFGQIDVLINNAGYGLLAGVEEASDVEVRKQYDTNVFGLLNVTRAVLPAMRQRRSGHIINISSLFGYDAIIGWGIYGSTKFAVEGISKGLAQEVAPLGIHVTALAPGLFSTDFLGKASYQESANKIADYDETVGQVRHVPEQFHGQQPGDPVKLAQVVIQIAHTAQPPLHLPVGTDAVEMLKNNAAKMLEESARWQEVSFSTDHRK, from the coding sequence ATGGCATCACAGAAAACATTAATGATCACCGGCGCCTCTAAAGGCTTCGGTCTGGAAATAACAAAAGCTGCACTGGCAGCAGGTGACAAGGTCATTGCAACCGTACGTTCAGGCGCTGCAGAACTGGTTACAGCGTTAGGACACCCTGATACACTGGCAGTAGTAACAATGGACGTTACAAATGAAGCACAGGTAAAAGCTGCCGTAGCGGAAGCACTTGGCAAATTTGGACAGATTGATGTACTCATCAACAATGCCGGCTACGGCTTATTGGCGGGAGTTGAAGAAGCGTCAGATGTAGAAGTCAGAAAACAGTATGATACCAATGTATTTGGTCTGCTGAATGTGACACGCGCCGTTTTGCCTGCTATGCGTCAACGCAGATCAGGTCACATTATTAACATCTCATCCCTGTTCGGATATGATGCGATTATCGGATGGGGCATATATGGCTCCACAAAATTTGCCGTGGAAGGCATTTCAAAAGGCCTTGCCCAGGAAGTAGCACCATTAGGTATACATGTAACAGCGTTAGCTCCCGGACTATTCAGCACCGACTTTCTTGGCAAAGCTTCCTATCAGGAAAGCGCTAATAAGATAGCGGACTATGATGAAACCGTTGGACAGGTCAGGCATGTACCGGAGCAGTTCCACGGACAGCAACCCGGCGATCCGGTAAAACTGGCCCAGGTAGTTATTCAGATAGCACACACCGCACAACCGCCACTACACCTTCCGGTGGGTACTGATGCGGTGGAAATGCTCAAAAACAACGCGGCAAAAATGCTGGAAGAATCTGCACGCTGGCAGGAAGTATCATTCAGTACTGATCACAGAAAATAA
- a CDS encoding AraC family transcriptional regulator — translation MNRRQTFATDLTIDLAIDKYQLKDFSFAVDEIGGEEHQHFDRTAHSNNYKVILLTQGACYCDIGSDSLKIDTGHIAVIRPGQFCRVVPDEMTSGFVLSFSYDFLQLAAGAPGIILPHLHPGFNEHYTIPVTPAALLPIAEIALQIWEEYHSCSDLRDEMIRSLFRIFILYVSRLNTDSNDINYGKCSPLVRRFFSLLEHSFTTMKMPADYADMLAVTPAYLNELVKRSCGFTTSYCIQQRIVTEAKRLIMYTELSLKEIAYRIGFEDASHFSKFFKKFTGKRYSDFRRQVAA, via the coding sequence ATGAACAGGAGACAAACATTTGCGACCGATCTGACGATTGACCTCGCCATCGATAAATACCAGCTGAAGGATTTTTCATTTGCTGTCGATGAAATAGGGGGGGAGGAGCATCAGCACTTTGACAGAACTGCTCATAGTAACAATTACAAGGTGATACTGCTTACGCAGGGCGCTTGCTATTGTGATATAGGATCGGACAGTCTGAAGATAGACACGGGGCATATTGCCGTGATCAGGCCCGGGCAGTTCTGCCGTGTTGTACCTGACGAGATGACCAGCGGTTTTGTTTTATCATTTAGTTATGACTTCCTGCAACTGGCAGCGGGAGCACCTGGTATTATACTCCCTCATCTGCATCCCGGTTTTAATGAACATTACACGATACCTGTTACGCCTGCGGCATTATTGCCTATAGCTGAGATAGCGTTGCAGATATGGGAGGAATATCACTCCTGTTCTGATTTAAGAGATGAGATGATCAGAAGTCTGTTCCGGATCTTTATTCTCTATGTGAGCCGCCTCAATACAGATAGTAATGATATCAATTACGGCAAGTGTTCTCCATTGGTAAGACGTTTTTTTAGTTTGCTGGAGCACTCATTTACGACCATGAAAATGCCGGCTGATTATGCAGATATGCTCGCTGTTACACCAGCTTATCTGAATGAACTGGTGAAGCGAAGTTGCGGGTTCACAACCAGCTACTGTATACAACAACGCATTGTAACAGAAGCAAAACGGCTGATCATGTATACGGAGCTTAGTTTGAAGGAAATTGCTTACCGGATAGGGTTCGAAGATGCGTCTCACTTCAGTAAGTTCTTTAAGAAGTTCACCGGTAAGCGGTATTCAGATTTCCGGCGGCAGGTAGCCGCTTAA